ACTTTCGTCGCCATTTGCTTTCTGTTGTTCTCTTTTTAAGGCGAGGGAGTTAAGGCGAGTGGCCACAGTTTGCGTTTTGCCCATTCATGTAATAATGTAAGTTACATGAAAAGAGACAGCAGACTATCCGGCGTACTCCACGTACTCCTGCATATGGCCGAGACCGATGGCCCGGTCACCTCCGAGGCCCTGGCGGCCATGATGCAGACCAACCCCGTGGTGATCCGCCGCATCCTCGGCGGCCTGCGCGAGCAGGGCTTGGTGCAATCGGAGAAGGGCCACGGCGGTGGCTGGCGCCTGGCGCGGGACCTGGAGACGGTGACCCTCTACGACATTCATATCGCCCTCGGCTCCCCCGGCGTGCTGGCGCTCGGCCACCGCACCGAAGCGCCCGGTTGCCTGGTGGAACAGGCGGTCAACACGGCCATGGGCGATGCCTTTGCCGAGGCCGAGGCGCTGCTGCTAAACCGCTTTCGCGAAATCACGCTGGCGGACCTGAGTCGGGATTTCCACCAGCGCATGCAGCACTGCGGCAACCCTGATCACTGATTCCACCCCCCACCTTAATTCCCTGAAGAGGCGCACGCATGCCCGGTTCCGCAACCCCAGATACGACGGATTTTGACGTCGCCGTCGTCGGCGGTAGTTACGCCGGCATGAGCGCCGCGCTGCAACTGGCCCGCGGCCGCCGCAGGGTACTGGTGCTGGACTCCGGTCAGCGCCGCAACCGCTTCGCCAGCCATGCCCACGGCGTGCTCACCCAGGACGGCCGCCCGCCGGGTGATATCGCTGCCGACGGCCGCAACCAATTGCTGCGCTACCCCAATGTCACCTGGGTGGATGGCAATGTGGGCACGGCAGAAAAGGTCGGTGATCAGTTCCGCATAACTCTCGACACAGAAACAGACACAGAAACCAACACAGACAGCGGCACCGGCACAAGCTACCTGGCCGCGCGCCTGATCCTCGCCACCGGCGTGCGCGACGAACTGCCAGAGGTGCCCGGCCTGGCGGAGCGCTGGGGCCGCTCGGTATTCCACTGCCCCTACTGCCACGGCTACGAACTGAACGGCGCTGCCATCGGCTGCCTGGCCATGGGGGAAATGTCCGTGCACCAGGCCCTGGTACTGCCCGACTGGGGCCCCACCACGCTGTTCACCAACAATTACCTCGAGCCGGACGCCGAGCAGCTGCGTCAACTGGCGCTGCGCAAGGTCAGCATCGAACGCACGCCGGTTACCGGGATCAGCGGCGAGCACGCCACCATCCACCTGCAGGACGGCCGCACCATCGATCTCGCCGGTCTGTATATCGCACCCCAGATGCGCCAGGCAGCACCGCTGGCGCAAC
This region of Microbulbifer sp. SAOS-129_SWC genomic DNA includes:
- a CDS encoding Rrf2 family transcriptional regulator; amino-acid sequence: MKRDSRLSGVLHVLLHMAETDGPVTSEALAAMMQTNPVVIRRILGGLREQGLVQSEKGHGGGWRLARDLETVTLYDIHIALGSPGVLALGHRTEAPGCLVEQAVNTAMGDAFAEAEALLLNRFREITLADLSRDFHQRMQHCGNPDH
- a CDS encoding NAD(P)/FAD-dependent oxidoreductase encodes the protein MPGSATPDTTDFDVAVVGGSYAGMSAALQLARGRRRVLVLDSGQRRNRFASHAHGVLTQDGRPPGDIAADGRNQLLRYPNVTWVDGNVGTAEKVGDQFRITLDTETDTETNTDSGTGTSYLAARLILATGVRDELPEVPGLAERWGRSVFHCPYCHGYELNGAAIGCLAMGEMSVHQALVLPDWGPTTLFTNNYLEPDAEQLRQLALRKVSIERTPVTGISGEHATIHLQDGRTIDLAGLYIAPQMRQAAPLAQQLGCAIEDTPVGEMIQTDEKQATTVPGVFACGDSARAKGSVTFAMADGAMAGIAAHASLMFAGLE